From the genome of Gracilibacillus salitolerans, one region includes:
- a CDS encoding CvfB family protein, translating into MNNQIGTIQKLEVLRKIDTGYVLEDDILLHHNETDSELEAEQSVDVFLYQDKKGQTVATTQLPTVQIDTYGWAKVVEVLPHLGVFVNIGTTKEILVSKDDLPLFEDVWPAVGDELYVTLGKDQKGRLLALPATEGVFERVFESASNDLLNTTISGRIYRTDREGAVCITEESYRGFIHHTERKKEPRLGELVEGRVIEVKPDGTLNVSLRPLKQHSMGEDADAILARLEESGGVIPFSDKSDPEDIRDTFNISKAAFKRALGKLMKERKIEQRDGKTYLIAK; encoded by the coding sequence ATGAATAATCAAATAGGTACAATCCAAAAGCTGGAGGTACTACGAAAAATCGATACCGGTTATGTTTTAGAAGACGACATACTCTTACACCATAATGAAACGGACTCAGAACTTGAAGCCGAGCAATCTGTTGATGTTTTTCTTTATCAGGATAAAAAAGGACAAACTGTTGCAACGACACAATTACCAACTGTTCAAATCGATACGTATGGCTGGGCTAAAGTTGTGGAAGTATTACCGCACTTGGGTGTATTTGTTAACATTGGTACAACAAAAGAAATCCTCGTATCAAAAGATGATCTGCCATTGTTTGAAGACGTATGGCCAGCGGTAGGTGATGAGCTTTATGTTACATTAGGAAAAGATCAGAAAGGGCGTCTTCTCGCACTTCCTGCAACAGAAGGAGTTTTTGAAAGAGTATTCGAATCAGCATCCAATGATCTATTAAACACAACCATCAGTGGTCGCATCTATCGTACAGATAGAGAAGGTGCTGTATGTATAACTGAAGAAAGCTATCGCGGATTTATCCATCACACCGAACGAAAAAAAGAGCCGCGGTTAGGCGAACTAGTAGAAGGTCGTGTGATTGAAGTGAAGCCTGACGGAACATTAAATGTATCTCTAAGACCATTAAAACAACACAGTATGGGTGAAGATGCTGACGCAATATTGGCACGACTAGAAGAAAGTGGTGGCGTTATTCCGTTTTCCGACAAAAGTGACCCTGAAGATATTCGCGACACATTTAACATAAGTAAAGCAGCATTCAAACGTGCACTTGGCAAATTAATGAAAGAAAGAAAAATTGAACAACGTGATGGAAAAACTTACTTAATTGCTAAATAA
- a CDS encoding CPBP family intramembrane glutamic endopeptidase gives MKKTKDNFIQIIIGTIFLCGMMVISYGNNTTLVLLVFACLFALGIAIKRYRYIIINIFIFLLSFQLYVSVRQLLHIYMENIQVIVILDRILLSIVILSLVFTSYLYKKPVDSYLNKPQWHNRVYFPFVTHGFHFIKISKFLKIAILCNVVVFVPLILFFNNMEQIRNLLFFAIIFSLINATIEELIWRGAFLNLLSKEFSMVFALIVTSLAFGIQHVVLGIPILAAVSFSIGGLFFAIVVIRANSIFPAIMWHFIINLFMVFSGLII, from the coding sequence ATGAAAAAAACGAAGGATAATTTCATCCAAATAATCATAGGGACTATATTTCTATGTGGTATGATGGTTATCTCATATGGTAACAATACAACATTAGTCCTATTAGTATTTGCTTGTTTATTTGCACTTGGAATTGCTATTAAGAGATATAGATACATAATCATTAACATTTTTATTTTTTTGTTAAGTTTTCAGTTATATGTATCGGTAAGGCAGCTGTTACACATATACATGGAAAACATCCAGGTAATAGTTATTTTAGACCGCATATTACTCAGTATTGTAATATTAAGTCTTGTATTCACCTCTTACCTTTATAAAAAGCCAGTTGATTCTTACCTAAATAAACCTCAATGGCATAATAGAGTATACTTCCCGTTTGTTACGCATGGCTTTCATTTTATCAAAATAAGTAAATTCCTAAAAATAGCTATTTTATGTAATGTGGTAGTATTCGTTCCACTGATTCTATTCTTTAATAACATGGAACAAATAAGAAATCTTCTTTTCTTTGCTATTATATTTTCGCTCATCAATGCTACTATAGAGGAGCTAATTTGGCGAGGGGCATTTTTGAATTTACTCTCTAAAGAATTTTCGATGGTCTTTGCGTTAATCGTTACTAGTTTAGCTTTTGGAATTCAACATGTCGTTCTGGGCATTCCAATACTGGCTGCCGTTAGTTTTTCCATTGGCGGGCTATTCTTTGCGATTGTAGTGATACGAGCGAATAGCATTTTTCCGGCAATTATGTGGCATTTCATCATTAATTTATTTATGGTTTTTAGTGGTTTAATTATTTGA
- a CDS encoding LacI family DNA-binding transcriptional regulator, whose amino-acid sequence MKRKSITIYDIAKEAGVSSATVSRVIAGNYPVSAKTRKKVLGLIDKYDYQPNAVARSLTKKETKMIGFVLPDITNPFFSQVFIEAEKYALTKGYTLILCNSMNSSEMESKYLRLLSERQVEGIILMGGRINKKFPDAVEVSEVSQVLDKLPVMMINGKIDGLHCHSVRTDEAKGMELAVNHLVRQGHKKIGLIGGVKGITTTDIKVEAYRNLLSKYDLTIRESWQIYSGFDVQTGEEAIDKLLMLNKDKLPTALIGINDLVIIGALKACRRKRMKPFDFVGFDNTDLAKNSSPEITSVSHPYNELGKKAIDLLINASKSSNESKDILLDPYLEVRESCSITKL is encoded by the coding sequence ATGAAACGTAAATCAATAACGATATACGATATTGCAAAAGAAGCAGGAGTTTCTTCCGCTACAGTTTCCAGAGTGATCGCAGGTAATTATCCGGTGAGTGCAAAAACTAGAAAAAAAGTGCTTGGTCTCATTGATAAATATGATTATCAGCCTAATGCTGTAGCGAGAAGTTTAACAAAGAAGGAAACAAAAATGATAGGATTCGTTTTGCCAGATATAACGAATCCTTTTTTTTCGCAAGTATTTATTGAAGCAGAAAAATATGCATTGACGAAGGGATATACGCTTATATTATGTAATTCGATGAACAGTAGTGAAATGGAATCTAAATACTTAAGGCTCCTTTCTGAGCGACAAGTAGAAGGTATCATTTTAATGGGTGGCAGAATTAATAAAAAATTTCCTGATGCAGTGGAGGTAAGTGAGGTATCGCAAGTTTTGGATAAATTGCCTGTTATGATGATTAACGGAAAAATTGATGGTCTTCATTGTCATAGTGTGCGAACGGATGAGGCAAAAGGGATGGAATTAGCTGTCAATCATTTAGTCCGTCAAGGTCATAAGAAAATCGGCCTTATCGGTGGTGTGAAAGGAATCACAACTACGGATATTAAAGTCGAAGCTTATAGAAATCTCTTATCAAAATACGACTTAACAATCAGGGAAAGTTGGCAAATCTATAGTGGGTTTGATGTGCAAACAGGAGAAGAAGCGATAGATAAATTACTAATGTTAAACAAAGATAAATTACCGACAGCATTAATAGGAATAAATGATTTGGTTATCATTGGAGCGCTTAAAGCATGCAGAAGAAAAAGAATGAAGCCATTTGATTTTGTCGGTTTCGATAATACAGATTTGGCAAAAAATTCAAGCCCTGAAATAACATCCGTAAGCCATCCTTATAATGAACTTGGAAAAAAAGCGATAGATCTGCTGATAAATGCTAGTAAATCAAGTAATGAAAGTAAAGATATACTTCTTGATCCTTATTTAGAAGTGAGAGAATCCTGTAGCATAACTAAACTGTGA
- a CDS encoding M23 family metallopeptidase, with translation MKKLQLTSIGFLLGVMLVACNNDNESEQEENNPSEETVSADQFPNEFLANNFEIIYNQTSESFQEMVSLDEFQEVGSDFNSGVNSLELVSEMPIQNLTEYQWISDEGDKGITTHFADDQTIEGIQLTPVTSHPESDEVYTENTYQMPMTGEWFTFWGGTNELVNYHYAVESQRYAFDLVIVEEDSTYKGDPTNNESYYAFGKDVLAPREGLVVSVENNIPDNTPTVDTNAEEPLGNHVILEHENNEYSFIAHFKQGSLEVDEGDQVNAGDLLGNVGNSGNSSEPHIHFHVGDGVDLEESTSIRIKLENGEEPVRGDFVEGF, from the coding sequence ATGAAGAAACTTCAATTAACTAGTATCGGATTTTTATTAGGGGTAATGCTTGTTGCTTGTAACAATGATAATGAGAGCGAACAAGAGGAAAATAATCCTTCCGAAGAAACTGTCTCTGCAGATCAATTTCCAAATGAATTTTTAGCAAATAATTTTGAAATAATTTACAACCAAACAAGTGAATCGTTTCAAGAAATGGTATCGTTGGATGAATTCCAAGAAGTAGGTAGTGACTTTAATAGTGGAGTTAATAGCCTTGAACTCGTATCTGAAATGCCTATTCAAAATCTAACAGAATACCAATGGATCAGTGACGAAGGAGACAAAGGAATTACCACTCATTTTGCAGATGATCAAACTATTGAAGGGATACAACTCACACCAGTTACCAGTCATCCAGAAAGTGATGAGGTCTATACAGAAAATACTTACCAGATGCCCATGACTGGAGAGTGGTTCACTTTCTGGGGTGGTACGAATGAGCTTGTCAATTATCATTATGCCGTTGAAAGTCAGAGATATGCTTTCGATTTGGTTATTGTAGAAGAAGATTCCACTTATAAAGGGGATCCAACAAATAATGAAAGTTACTATGCGTTCGGGAAGGATGTCCTAGCCCCAAGAGAAGGACTAGTCGTCTCCGTAGAGAATAACATACCAGACAATACGCCGACAGTTGATACAAATGCTGAGGAGCCACTTGGTAACCATGTTATCCTAGAACATGAAAATAACGAATACAGCTTTATTGCTCATTTCAAACAAGGATCCCTTGAGGTAGATGAAGGAGATCAAGTCAATGCTGGCGATTTATTAGGAAATGTGGGTAACTCGGGAAATTCCAGTGAACCCCATATTCATTTTCATGTGGGAGATGGAGTTGATTTAGAAGAATCTACTTCTATCAGGATTAAGTTAGAAAATGGAGAAGAACCTGTTCGTGGGGATTTTGTTGAAGGATTTTAA
- a CDS encoding NUDIX hydrolase, which produces MEKWFGSSGVCINENAELLMVLQGKPEEDKKWSVPPGGQEKNETFEDCCIREFEEETGYVVELVDELTVKKGSHKELGISFEVHYFLVKIVGGQRKIQDPDHLIYDIAWKNVDELTKLDLSFPEDRDFLIDYIKISGNC; this is translated from the coding sequence ATGGAAAAATGGTTCGGTTCTTCAGGTGTATGTATCAATGAAAATGCTGAATTGCTTATGGTATTACAAGGTAAACCAGAAGAGGATAAAAAATGGTCTGTACCACCAGGGGGACAAGAGAAAAATGAAACTTTTGAAGATTGTTGTATTCGGGAATTTGAGGAAGAAACAGGTTATGTTGTTGAATTAGTTGATGAATTAACAGTGAAAAAAGGTAGCCATAAGGAACTTGGCATTTCTTTCGAAGTTCATTATTTTTTAGTGAAGATTGTCGGTGGTCAACGAAAAATTCAAGACCCAGATCATTTAATATATGATATCGCATGGAAAAACGTAGACGAATTAACAAAATTAGATTTAAGTTTTCCAGAAGACAGAGATTTTTTAATAGATTATATTAAAATAAGCGGTAATTGCTAG
- a CDS encoding sulfatase-like hydrolase/transferase produces the protein MKKQQSSKPNVIVFFTDQQRWDTTGVHGNPLDLTPNFDRVAQEGTHLYHSFTCQPVCAPARACFQTGKYATETGCFRNGIPLPAEEKTLADYFKENGYYTGYIGKWHLAAEEPVSEERQGGYDYWLAANGLEHTSEPYQTRVYNNKQEPVDLPGYRVDALTDAAIRFIEKEDKKAHPFFLFLSFLEPHHQNRTDDYPAPTGYSEKYTSRWTPPDLQALSGTAFQQLGGYYGMVKRLDEALGRLMDVLKSLQIEDNTIVLFTSDHGCHFKTRNKEYKRSCHESSVRIPTAVTGPGFVEGGRKKELVSLIDFAPTLLDAAGIDVPDELSGRSFLPLVTNKDIDWKNEVFIQISESQVGRAVRTQRWKYSVSNLSLHPAEHDKASVYQEEFLYDLEADPYELTNLIELKSHREVKERLRERLLDFIRKVEGETPEIRGAAEVESGQRKVLPEEISY, from the coding sequence TTGAAAAAGCAACAATCTAGTAAACCGAACGTAATTGTTTTTTTTACAGATCAGCAGCGTTGGGATACCACAGGTGTTCATGGTAATCCTTTAGATTTAACTCCTAATTTTGACAGAGTCGCACAGGAGGGTACACACTTATATCATTCTTTTACTTGCCAACCTGTATGTGCGCCAGCTCGTGCTTGCTTTCAAACAGGGAAATATGCAACCGAGACAGGATGCTTTAGAAATGGTATTCCACTACCAGCGGAGGAAAAGACTTTAGCGGATTACTTTAAAGAGAATGGCTACTATACCGGATATATTGGAAAGTGGCATTTAGCTGCCGAAGAACCGGTAAGTGAAGAAAGGCAAGGCGGCTATGACTACTGGCTTGCTGCCAATGGATTAGAGCATACGTCTGAACCTTATCAAACAAGAGTTTATAATAATAAGCAAGAACCTGTGGATTTACCTGGTTATCGTGTCGATGCGCTGACAGATGCAGCCATTCGTTTTATTGAAAAAGAAGACAAAAAAGCTCATCCGTTTTTCTTATTTTTATCTTTTTTAGAGCCACACCATCAAAATCGTACAGATGATTATCCGGCACCAACAGGATATAGTGAAAAATATACGTCGAGATGGACACCGCCAGATCTTCAAGCATTAAGTGGAACCGCATTTCAGCAATTAGGTGGCTATTATGGCATGGTAAAACGACTTGATGAAGCATTAGGAAGATTAATGGATGTACTTAAAAGTTTGCAGATAGAGGATAATACGATTGTCCTATTTACTTCAGATCATGGTTGCCATTTTAAAACTCGTAATAAAGAATATAAACGCTCTTGTCATGAGAGCTCTGTTCGAATTCCCACTGCTGTTACTGGACCTGGTTTTGTTGAGGGTGGACGAAAGAAAGAGCTGGTAAGTCTGATTGATTTTGCGCCGACTCTATTAGATGCAGCTGGGATTGATGTACCTGATGAATTATCAGGACGATCCTTTTTGCCATTGGTTACTAATAAAGATATAGATTGGAAAAATGAAGTCTTTATTCAAATTAGTGAATCACAAGTAGGTCGAGCTGTTCGAACACAAAGGTGGAAGTACAGTGTTTCCAATCTATCACTACATCCAGCTGAACATGATAAAGCATCGGTTTATCAGGAAGAATTTTTATATGACCTTGAAGCAGATCCTTATGAACTAACCAATTTAATCGAACTGAAATCTCACAGAGAGGTAAAAGAACGTTTGCGTGAGAGATTATTAGACTTTATTCGAAAGGTGGAGGGAGAAACGCCAGAGATTAGAGGTGCTGCAGAAGTCGAAAGTGGTCAGCGGAAGGTGTTGCCGGAAGAAATAAGTTATTAG
- a CDS encoding glycosyl hydrolase → MNIQSFNQPNPEYGIHPFWFWNGELTEEEISYQLKEMADKHVTGVYICARQGMDVPYLSDQWFDKVEYAIQIAASYGMDVWLYDEYPYPSGMAGGEVTLEHKDAKQTNLVHHAEKVNGEQKVRITLPWGKILFARAVPVKPDTKELKWEEAIDLKLKIGNSQVEHIYQKTGLTAYNQRRFFTYGPKKVLEWDAPNGSWEIHCFIEEEIEDFKYYGTFVDPLHKEAIQSFIQLTHDRYLEKLGPHFGKTVKGMFTDETHLLGRFPWSPQLVPYIKDTYGYDIREYLYLLITDAKDYAKIRYHYFQSIHVLLRDTYHKQIHDWCEKAGIDYVAEVPSARMSGQVYSHVPGGDSAHEKLGRSLDWIFKRYFFSMRANPKMISALSNQLNRDRALIECFHSVGWSMTLQDAKWMIDRLAVLGINFFNFHAFFYTLNSLVKHDAPPSQFIQNPYWKHYRKLGDYVSRISYLMSQGEVIRPIAVLDPTTSFWTKMANPFASFSYAGESEQEKATLENLKNDWADICLELTKGYKDYDHLDPEILWKAEIADGKIKIGKATYAVLILPPMTNLEKQAWKQIKLFLQQGGTVIANGLLPYEDIGEDTSHYQEMKQLFDEDDNKSQVNAYFIPFSNASEKTKPLFSLLENILDEEVFVDVKDQSQSFLVQHRKLDDSELLFVTNQEEGRHEVSLGLYKAKENHAYYLIDLERGERTLMSSVFRDGFSQIDLQFEPYQSYMVQIEKNSDPIATSEKEGKIIEIASKQEWQMETKEKNIVRFDSFHLNIAGSEVQQSQVTAKTFIDQCEDLSKNNSLPVSFKQLFGTPMKLHLNYPIEVNYQTNFIVENMPTDCTLMMDRKAISEDLSIYINHQKIDTESFQQMFVYDHNNIVSDIRRHLLEGENLIAIKGKVYKDWDGVVDPIYFRGDFGVQFNEEKTPILVEKPTTAHSLIGPFERLPFYAGTLEFTRNIELNPENTSYQINIEEIDDIHDVVEVMVNDVSLGVKAWSPYVWEISGDLLRNGENKIAIQITNTLAGLLEGKYFDYKKHELIDVRDTE, encoded by the coding sequence ATGAATATTCAAAGTTTCAACCAACCGAACCCAGAATACGGAATCCATCCATTTTGGTTTTGGAACGGAGAATTAACCGAAGAAGAGATTTCTTATCAACTGAAAGAAATGGCAGATAAACATGTGACAGGCGTGTATATTTGCGCAAGACAGGGAATGGACGTTCCTTACTTGTCTGATCAATGGTTCGACAAGGTAGAATATGCGATCCAAATTGCTGCAAGTTATGGTATGGATGTTTGGTTATATGATGAGTATCCTTATCCAAGCGGTATGGCTGGCGGAGAAGTAACATTAGAGCATAAGGATGCTAAACAAACAAACCTAGTGCATCATGCTGAAAAAGTAAACGGAGAACAGAAAGTGAGGATTACATTGCCTTGGGGGAAAATTCTATTTGCCAGAGCTGTTCCGGTTAAACCTGATACGAAGGAACTTAAATGGGAGGAAGCGATTGACCTCAAGCTGAAAATTGGAAACTCACAGGTAGAGCATATTTATCAGAAGACGGGATTAACCGCATATAATCAAAGACGTTTCTTTACTTATGGACCTAAAAAAGTACTAGAGTGGGATGCACCTAACGGTAGTTGGGAGATTCATTGTTTTATTGAAGAGGAAATAGAAGATTTTAAATACTATGGTACTTTTGTGGATCCATTGCATAAAGAAGCCATTCAATCATTTATACAGTTAACACATGACCGTTACTTAGAGAAATTGGGTCCACATTTCGGAAAGACAGTGAAGGGAATGTTTACTGATGAGACTCACTTATTAGGGCGATTTCCATGGTCTCCTCAGCTAGTTCCATATATAAAAGATACCTATGGCTATGATATTAGAGAATATTTATACTTACTAATCACTGATGCGAAGGATTATGCAAAGATTCGTTATCACTATTTTCAGTCGATTCATGTCTTGTTAAGAGATACGTACCATAAGCAAATCCATGATTGGTGTGAGAAGGCAGGAATTGACTATGTCGCCGAAGTGCCATCTGCAAGGATGTCAGGACAGGTTTACAGTCATGTACCCGGCGGTGACAGTGCACATGAAAAGCTTGGACGGTCGCTTGACTGGATTTTTAAAAGGTATTTCTTCAGCATGAGAGCCAATCCAAAAATGATAAGTGCCTTAAGTAATCAGCTAAATCGTGATAGAGCTTTAATCGAATGTTTTCATAGTGTAGGCTGGTCTATGACATTGCAGGATGCGAAGTGGATGATTGACCGACTTGCGGTTTTAGGTATTAATTTCTTCAATTTTCATGCATTTTTTTATACGTTAAATAGTTTGGTGAAACATGATGCACCGCCTTCGCAATTCATCCAAAATCCTTATTGGAAACATTATAGAAAGCTTGGTGATTATGTATCACGAATCAGCTACTTAATGAGTCAGGGAGAAGTAATTCGTCCTATTGCTGTGTTAGATCCAACAACAAGCTTCTGGACCAAAATGGCGAATCCATTTGCCTCTTTTTCTTATGCAGGAGAAAGTGAGCAGGAAAAAGCTACGTTGGAAAATCTGAAAAATGACTGGGCAGATATTTGTCTAGAGCTTACGAAGGGATATAAAGATTATGATCATCTGGATCCAGAGATTTTGTGGAAGGCAGAAATAGCGGATGGCAAAATAAAAATCGGCAAAGCAACTTATGCAGTATTAATTTTGCCTCCGATGACAAACTTGGAAAAGCAGGCATGGAAACAAATCAAGCTTTTTCTCCAACAAGGTGGAACGGTGATTGCGAACGGATTATTGCCATATGAAGATATTGGAGAAGATACGAGTCATTATCAGGAAATGAAACAATTATTCGATGAGGATGACAACAAGTCACAAGTGAATGCTTATTTCATACCTTTTTCTAATGCATCTGAGAAAACAAAACCGTTATTCTCCTTATTGGAAAATATTCTGGATGAAGAGGTGTTTGTCGATGTGAAGGATCAATCGCAAAGCTTTTTAGTCCAGCACCGGAAATTGGATGATTCTGAACTCCTTTTTGTTACCAATCAGGAAGAGGGCAGACATGAGGTATCACTTGGTCTTTATAAAGCGAAAGAGAATCATGCCTACTACTTAATAGATTTAGAGAGAGGGGAAAGAACGCTAATGTCATCTGTGTTTAGAGATGGTTTTTCGCAAATAGATTTACAGTTTGAGCCATATCAATCCTATATGGTGCAAATTGAGAAAAATTCCGATCCAATAGCAACAAGTGAAAAAGAAGGGAAAATCATCGAAATAGCAAGTAAGCAAGAATGGCAAATGGAGACGAAGGAAAAAAACATCGTGCGATTCGATTCCTTTCACTTAAATATCGCAGGCTCTGAAGTACAACAAAGTCAAGTAACTGCGAAAACCTTTATTGATCAATGTGAAGATTTGTCCAAAAATAATTCGTTACCTGTTTCGTTTAAGCAATTATTTGGAACACCAATGAAACTCCATTTAAATTATCCGATTGAAGTAAATTACCAAACGAATTTTATCGTTGAAAATATGCCAACTGATTGCACACTTATGATGGATCGCAAGGCTATTTCGGAAGATTTGTCGATCTATATTAATCACCAAAAGATAGATACGGAGTCTTTTCAGCAGATGTTTGTCTACGATCACAACAATATCGTTTCGGATATAAGACGTCATTTACTCGAAGGGGAAAACCTGATTGCTATCAAAGGTAAGGTTTATAAAGATTGGGATGGTGTCGTGGATCCTATTTATTTCAGAGGAGATTTTGGGGTTCAATTTAATGAAGAGAAAACTCCTATTTTGGTAGAAAAGCCAACTACTGCACATTCGTTGATCGGTCCTTTTGAAAGGTTGCCTTTTTATGCGGGTACGCTTGAATTCACTAGAAACATAGAGCTTAATCCAGAAAACACTAGTTATCAAATAAATATCGAGGAGATCGACGACATACATGATGTTGTCGAAGTAATGGTTAATGATGTTTCATTAGGAGTGAAAGCTTGGTCTCCCTATGTTTGGGAAATCAGTGGTGACCTGTTAAGAAACGGTGAAAATAAAATAGCTATACAGATAACAAATACGTTAGCAGGATTATTGGAAGGAAAGTATTTTGATTATAAAAAGCATGAATTGATCGATGTGAGAGATACGGAGTAA